A genome region from Blautia coccoides includes the following:
- the cas3 gene encoding CRISPR-associated helicase Cas3', translated as MDKINTNFEKNKYIAHVIPETGDIQFLEQHLLSVEKLSSVNCPLQLMKNLVVITAILHDSGKFCLEFQDYMQAVIESNGETVRRKIDHSTAGGRIALGLLPGTLLAKMISIAVYCHHGLQDCIDLESAVSLEEERQKKEIDMQTICSRYFKLYPVENLKKYCLRAQDDVQILKDKIKTIAKSGGRERIYGTENFFLGMYERILLSLLLDSDWSDTAAFNQHVDVTFRKTADDTQRIWSQCIRYFESYLTQMRKNKKDSPVDKYRQEISEYCRKTAITSCRLYRLTVPTGAGKTLSSLRFALYHAEKFKKKHIIYVAPYNSVLEQNASEIREAIGKPDIVLEHHCNVVQENDEDEERYRQLSESWDCPVIVTTAVQLLNSLYSSSKMSLRRMHVLCNSVIIFDEVQAFPVKCTELFNLAVNFLTSFCSTTVVLCSATQPSLAKIPQNRVLESKEMIENPPIYVQAFKRTNIIDKTQLKSGGLEVEDLLDFVEELIPKQNKILIIVNTKPCAKEVFNGLKERYGGQQHHYLFHLSANMCPVNRKSVLRNIKKKLDEKKSEEDTVICVSTQLVEAGVDFSFKCVIRSMAGLDNIIQAAGRCNRHRERDSGDVYIVKMSQKAENLSRNRDIRDAQTAMEEVLYQFNSHAEIFSDDLSSLEAVTYYYNRYYLKKVGVETNFPACVNGIQTTLVELLSNNLIGYNRYEAAHKNEPVKRSRMLNQAFKTAGDIFEVIDEDGKVKVVAAYDGIAKKILNELENPYIDAVSRRRNLRAIQGYTVGISMAMKDRLGRAVSNICEGRILVLSDDYYDEETGVLENPKLKNMFM; from the coding sequence ATGGATAAAATAAACACAAACTTTGAAAAAAATAAGTATATAGCTCATGTCATACCCGAAACAGGTGATATACAGTTTTTGGAACAGCATTTATTAAGTGTAGAAAAACTTTCCAGTGTCAACTGTCCTTTACAGTTAATGAAAAATCTGGTGGTCATTACAGCAATACTGCATGATTCCGGTAAATTTTGTTTAGAATTCCAGGATTATATGCAGGCGGTGATAGAATCTAATGGAGAAACTGTAAGGAGAAAAATCGATCATTCTACTGCAGGTGGAAGAATAGCCCTGGGCTTATTGCCGGGAACCTTGTTGGCAAAAATGATTAGTATAGCTGTGTACTGCCATCATGGGTTACAGGATTGTATCGATTTGGAATCGGCAGTATCTTTGGAGGAAGAACGACAGAAAAAGGAAATAGATATGCAGACGATCTGCAGCAGATACTTTAAACTTTATCCTGTAGAAAATTTGAAGAAGTACTGCTTGCGGGCGCAGGACGATGTGCAGATATTGAAAGACAAAATAAAAACTATAGCTAAAAGTGGTGGCAGGGAGCGTATTTATGGTACAGAAAATTTTTTCTTGGGAATGTACGAACGAATCTTGCTTTCCCTGTTATTAGACAGTGACTGGTCGGATACTGCCGCGTTTAATCAGCATGTCGATGTTACTTTCAGGAAAACAGCAGATGATACACAGAGGATTTGGAGTCAATGTATCAGGTATTTTGAAAGCTATCTTACTCAGATGAGAAAGAATAAAAAAGACAGCCCTGTTGATAAATACCGACAGGAGATTTCCGAATACTGCAGGAAAACGGCAATCACTTCATGTCGGCTTTATCGTCTTACAGTCCCAACCGGTGCAGGTAAAACACTGAGTAGCCTCAGATTTGCGCTTTATCATGCTGAAAAGTTTAAAAAGAAGCACATAATTTATGTGGCACCATACAATTCTGTGTTAGAGCAGAATGCATCTGAAATACGAGAAGCAATCGGAAAACCGGACATTGTTCTGGAACATCACTGTAATGTGGTACAGGAAAATGATGAAGATGAGGAACGTTACAGACAGTTATCAGAAAGCTGGGATTGCCCGGTTATCGTTACAACTGCGGTACAGCTTTTGAACTCGTTATATTCTTCCAGTAAAATGAGTCTCCGAAGAATGCACGTCCTATGTAATAGCGTGATCATATTTGATGAGGTGCAGGCTTTTCCGGTTAAATGTACAGAACTTTTTAATCTTGCAGTTAATTTTCTTACTTCATTTTGCAGCACGACAGTTGTTTTGTGCTCCGCAACACAGCCTTCTTTAGCAAAAATACCTCAAAATAGAGTTCTTGAATCAAAAGAAATGATAGAAAATCCTCCAATATATGTACAGGCATTTAAGAGGACAAATATTATTGATAAGACGCAACTGAAAAGTGGTGGACTTGAAGTTGAAGATTTATTGGACTTTGTTGAGGAACTAATACCGAAACAAAATAAGATTTTAATAATAGTTAACACAAAGCCATGTGCAAAAGAAGTGTTTAATGGTTTAAAAGAACGATATGGGGGACAGCAGCATCATTATTTATTTCATTTAAGTGCGAATATGTGCCCGGTTAATAGGAAATCTGTTTTAAGAAATATTAAGAAGAAATTAGATGAAAAGAAAAGTGAAGAAGATACAGTTATCTGTGTCAGCACACAGTTAGTGGAAGCCGGCGTTGACTTCTCCTTTAAATGTGTAATACGTTCAATGGCAGGTCTGGATAATATTATCCAGGCAGCGGGCAGATGCAACAGACATAGGGAGAGGGATAGCGGAGATGTATATATAGTAAAAATGTCACAAAAGGCAGAAAACCTTTCCAGAAACAGAGATATCAGAGATGCTCAGACGGCAATGGAGGAGGTCCTGTATCAATTCAACAGCCATGCGGAAATCTTTTCTGATGATCTAAGTTCACTGGAAGCAGTCACTTACTATTATAACAGATACTATTTGAAAAAAGTTGGTGTGGAGACAAATTTTCCAGCTTGTGTGAATGGGATACAAACCACATTGGTAGAATTATTGTCAAATAATCTGATAGGATATAATCGCTATGAAGCGGCTCACAAAAATGAACCTGTTAAAAGAAGTAGAATGTTAAACCAGGCATTTAAGACTGCAGGAGACATATTTGAGGTAATTGATGAAGATGGGAAAGTAAAAGTGGTTGCGGCCTATGATGGCATAGCAAAAAAAATACTGAATGAATTGGAAAATCCTTATATTGATGCGGTCAGTCGCAGAAGAAATCTAAGAGCGATTCAGGGATATACAGTTGGAATTTCAATGGCTATGAAAGATAGGTTAGGGAGAGCGGTTAGTAATATTTGCGAGGGTAGGATCCTTGTGTTGAGTGATGATTATTATGATGAAGAGACAGGGGTTTTAGAGAATCCCAAGTTAAAGAATATGTTCATGTAA
- the cas5c gene encoding type I-C CRISPR-associated protein Cas5c, with amino-acid sequence MEKFRNTVEFQVSGDYALFANPVMRVGGEKCSYHIPTYEALKGILQSIYWKPTLVWIIDAVRVMNGIQTETKGVRPIVYNGGNDLAYYTYLKNVSYQVRAHFEWNENRKELIHDRNENKHHNIAKRMVMRGGRRDIFLGTRECQGLVQECVFGDGESYYDDMTGEVAYGFMYHGITYADEAVLEEDKGKMTVRFWNPVMKKGGIIEFQRPEKCTIKRYIRQMGIKSFGEGEFTGLKEFEEEESAWIG; translated from the coding sequence ATGGAGAAATTCAGGAATACTGTGGAATTTCAGGTGAGCGGTGACTATGCGTTATTTGCTAATCCTGTTATGCGTGTTGGTGGAGAAAAGTGCAGCTATCACATACCTACATACGAGGCATTAAAGGGGATTCTTCAAAGTATTTATTGGAAACCCACTTTGGTTTGGATCATAGATGCAGTGCGGGTTATGAATGGGATACAAACAGAAACGAAGGGGGTAAGGCCAATCGTATATAATGGAGGAAATGACCTGGCATATTATACATATTTAAAAAATGTGTCTTATCAGGTGAGAGCTCATTTTGAATGGAATGAAAACAGAAAAGAGCTGATTCATGACAGAAATGAAAACAAACATCATAATATTGCAAAGCGTATGGTTATGCGTGGAGGGAGAAGAGACATATTTTTAGGAACACGTGAATGTCAGGGACTTGTCCAGGAATGTGTATTTGGAGATGGAGAAAGTTATTATGATGATATGACGGGTGAAGTGGCATATGGGTTCATGTATCATGGGATAACCTACGCAGATGAGGCGGTACTGGAAGAAGATAAAGGGAAAATGACGGTACGTTTTTGGAATCCTGTAATGAAGAAGGGGGGAATAATTGAATTCCAGCGCCCAGAAAAATGTACGATAAAACGATATATTAGGCAAATGGGTATAAAATCATTTGGTGAAGGCGAGTTCACAGGATTAAAGGAATTTGAAGAGGAGGAAAGTGCTTGGATTGGGTAA